A genomic segment from Brevundimonas mediterranea encodes:
- a CDS encoding M16 family metallopeptidase: MKFRLSLTVAASALLLGLAAPAFAAPAPAPAAVQAAQGVVVPPLGFAKRVLPNGLEVYTARDADTSNVTVQVWYKVGSKDDPAGRSGFAHLFEHLMFKATKNLPPETFDRLTEDVGGSNNAFTADDTTAYFETVPANHLQRMLFAEAERMGSLVVDEPTFVAERDVVKEEYRQRILANPYGRLFGLFVPETLYQESPYRRAGIGSIEELEASSLDDVLRFHATYYRPDNAYLIVAGNFDQAQLDRWIDQYFAPLKNPTTPLPANNVVEPEPTGPRDATYYAPNVPLPTAVVGWPTVKYADADRAALTVLDGILSTGESSRLYRSLVYDQQIAAQIGSTPDFAQQAGNLTALAIMAQGHTAEEGVAALNAEIAKLRDAPVTAAELTEAKNEIVADALRSRETVDDRATALGFALINTGDAAAADREIAQIQAVTVADIQRVARKYLTPQRQATIRYLAADEQNPPSVQKMNVDAPVKVADLAPAGTPALLLPEAQRTPLPQPGAEVAPATPSVADFRLDNGLRVLVAPTDGLPLVSARLSFDAGSADDPAGKAGIAAMTAALLTQGTKTRTAPEIATQIEQLGASVGAGAGVDFTNVYANAPANAFPATVALMADLVKNPVFAAEELERQQAQALDGLRVALSQPSSIASMTVGRVIYGDAPYGATLTPQTVPAITPADVAAFHAARYRPSDATLVFSGDITPAAARTLAQQAFGDWRPAGTAPAGAANPAGQALAPRIVVVNQPGAGQAAVTAAIRGVSRTDADYFPLTVGNTLLGGGFSSRLNQEIRIKRGLSYGAGSSLGVRADAGLFTASAQTKNETADEVADLILAEIAKLGAETPTQTDLAPRRATLIGGFGRSLETVDGLGALVANLALYDLPMSDLADYAGRVRAVTPEQVQAAFADHLPVNRASLVIVGDGSLFLDALRAKHPNLEVIEAGDLNLNSGALK, encoded by the coding sequence ATGAAATTCCGCCTGTCCCTTACCGTCGCCGCCTCGGCCCTGCTGCTGGGGCTGGCCGCCCCCGCCTTCGCCGCCCCGGCCCCCGCGCCCGCCGCTGTCCAAGCCGCCCAGGGCGTGGTCGTGCCGCCGCTTGGCTTCGCCAAGCGCGTGCTGCCGAACGGGCTTGAGGTCTATACGGCGCGCGACGCCGACACCTCGAACGTGACGGTCCAGGTCTGGTACAAGGTGGGGTCCAAGGACGATCCCGCCGGCCGCTCGGGCTTCGCCCACCTGTTCGAACACCTGATGTTCAAGGCGACGAAGAACCTGCCGCCCGAGACCTTCGACCGGCTGACCGAGGACGTGGGCGGGTCGAACAACGCCTTCACCGCCGACGACACCACCGCCTATTTCGAGACCGTCCCCGCCAACCACCTGCAGCGGATGCTGTTCGCCGAGGCCGAGCGGATGGGCTCCCTGGTCGTGGACGAGCCGACCTTCGTCGCCGAGCGCGACGTGGTGAAGGAGGAATACCGCCAGCGCATTCTGGCCAATCCCTACGGCCGGCTGTTCGGCCTGTTCGTGCCCGAGACCCTGTATCAGGAGAGCCCCTATCGCCGCGCCGGCATCGGCTCGATCGAGGAGCTCGAGGCCTCGTCCCTGGACGACGTGCTGCGCTTCCACGCCACCTATTACCGGCCCGACAACGCCTATCTGATCGTGGCGGGCAATTTCGACCAGGCCCAGTTGGACCGCTGGATCGACCAGTATTTCGCCCCGCTGAAGAACCCGACCACGCCGCTGCCGGCCAATAATGTCGTCGAGCCCGAGCCGACCGGCCCGCGCGACGCCACCTATTATGCGCCCAACGTGCCCCTGCCCACCGCCGTCGTCGGCTGGCCGACGGTCAAATACGCCGACGCCGACCGGGCCGCCCTGACCGTGCTGGACGGCATCCTGTCCACCGGCGAGTCGAGCCGCCTGTACCGGTCGCTGGTCTATGATCAGCAGATCGCCGCCCAGATCGGCTCGACCCCCGACTTCGCCCAGCAGGCCGGCAATCTGACCGCCCTGGCCATCATGGCCCAGGGCCATACGGCCGAAGAGGGCGTGGCCGCCCTGAACGCCGAGATCGCCAAGCTGCGCGACGCCCCCGTCACCGCCGCCGAACTGACCGAGGCCAAGAACGAGATCGTCGCCGACGCCCTGCGCAGCCGCGAGACGGTGGACGACCGCGCCACCGCGCTCGGTTTCGCCCTGATCAACACCGGCGACGCCGCTGCCGCCGACCGCGAGATCGCCCAGATCCAGGCCGTCACGGTCGCCGACATCCAGCGCGTGGCGCGCAAATATCTGACGCCGCAGCGCCAGGCGACGATCCGCTACCTGGCCGCCGACGAGCAGAACCCGCCCTCGGTTCAGAAGATGAACGTCGACGCCCCGGTCAAGGTCGCCGACCTGGCGCCGGCCGGGACCCCCGCCCTCCTGCTGCCCGAGGCCCAGCGCACGCCCCTGCCGCAGCCGGGAGCCGAAGTGGCCCCGGCCACGCCCAGCGTCGCCGACTTCCGTCTCGACAACGGCCTGCGCGTCCTGGTCGCCCCGACCGACGGCCTGCCGCTGGTGTCGGCCCGTCTAAGCTTCGACGCCGGCTCGGCCGACGATCCGGCGGGCAAGGCCGGGATCGCCGCCATGACCGCCGCCCTGCTGACCCAGGGCACCAAGACCAGGACGGCGCCCGAGATCGCGACCCAGATCGAACAACTGGGCGCCTCGGTCGGCGCCGGCGCCGGCGTGGACTTCACCAATGTCTACGCCAACGCCCCGGCCAACGCCTTCCCGGCGACAGTCGCCCTGATGGCCGATCTGGTGAAGAACCCGGTCTTCGCCGCCGAGGAGCTTGAGCGTCAGCAGGCCCAGGCCCTGGACGGCCTGCGCGTCGCGCTCAGCCAGCCGAGTTCCATCGCCAGCATGACCGTGGGCCGCGTCATCTATGGCGACGCCCCCTATGGCGCGACGCTCACGCCACAGACGGTGCCGGCCATCACCCCCGCCGACGTCGCCGCCTTCCACGCCGCCCGCTATCGGCCGTCGGACGCCACCCTGGTCTTCTCGGGCGACATCACCCCCGCCGCCGCCCGCACCCTGGCGCAACAGGCGTTCGGCGACTGGCGCCCGGCCGGGACGGCGCCCGCCGGCGCCGCCAATCCCGCAGGTCAGGCTCTGGCCCCGCGCATCGTGGTGGTGAACCAGCCGGGCGCCGGTCAGGCCGCCGTCACCGCCGCCATCCGCGGCGTGTCGCGCACCGACGCCGACTATTTCCCGCTGACGGTGGGCAACACCCTGCTGGGCGGCGGCTTCTCGTCGCGGCTGAACCAGGAAATCCGCATCAAGCGCGGCCTGTCCTACGGCGCCGGATCCTCGCTGGGCGTCCGCGCCGACGCGGGTCTCTTCACCGCCTCAGCCCAGACCAAGAACGAGACCGCCGACGAGGTCGCCGACCTGATCCTGGCCGAGATCGCCAAACTGGGCGCCGAAACCCCGACCCAGACCGACCTGGCCCCGCGCCGGGCCACCCTGATCGGCGGCTTCGGCCGCTCGCTGGAGACGGTCGACGGCCTGGGCGCCCTGGTCGCCAACCTGGCCCTGTACGACCTGCCGATGAGCGATCTGGCCGACTACGCCGGCCGCGTCCGCGCCGTGACGCCGGAACAGGTCCAGGCCGCCTTCGCCGACCACCTGCCGGTCAATCGCGCCAGCCTGGTGATCGTCGGCGACGGTTCGCTGTTCCTCGACGCCCTGCGCGCCAAACACCCGAACCTGGAGGTCATCGAGGCCGGGGACCTGAACCTGAACAGCGGCGCGCTGAAATAA
- the arsH gene encoding arsenical resistance protein ArsH, with translation MTFTRLRSLPDPDHLPALDAAYLSADPARGLGPTEPAPRILLLYGSLRERSYSRFCVEEAARLLQQMGCETRIFDPTDLPLPGAPGDDDHPAVRELREHALWSEGMVWCSPERHGQVSGLMKLQIDHLPLSLGGMRPTQGRTLAVMQVSGGSQSFNAVNTLRLLGRWMRMVTIPNQSSVAKAFQEFDEAGRMKPSAYYERIVDVMEELVRFTILVRPHAVQLVDRYSERKAAGVLVDAASDLSAIAIARQA, from the coding sequence ATGACCTTCACCCGCCTGCGCTCGCTGCCGGACCCGGATCATCTGCCGGCTCTGGACGCGGCCTATCTGTCCGCCGATCCCGCCCGTGGACTGGGCCCGACCGAGCCGGCGCCGCGTATCCTTCTCCTGTACGGATCGCTGCGCGAGCGGTCGTATTCGCGGTTCTGCGTCGAGGAAGCGGCCCGCCTGCTGCAGCAAATGGGATGCGAGACCCGCATCTTCGACCCCACCGACCTGCCCCTGCCGGGCGCGCCCGGCGACGACGACCACCCGGCGGTGCGCGAGTTGCGCGAACACGCCCTGTGGTCGGAGGGCATGGTCTGGTGCAGCCCGGAGCGGCACGGCCAGGTCTCCGGACTGATGAAGCTGCAGATCGATCACCTGCCGTTGAGCCTGGGCGGCATGCGCCCGACCCAGGGCCGGACGCTCGCCGTCATGCAGGTGTCGGGCGGGTCCCAGAGCTTCAACGCCGTCAACACTCTGCGCCTTCTGGGCCGCTGGATGCGGATGGTCACCATCCCCAACCAGTCGAGCGTGGCCAAGGCCTTCCAGGAATTCGACGAGGCCGGCCGGATGAAACCCTCGGCCTACTATGAGCGGATTGTCGATGTGATGGAGGAACTGGTGCGCTTCACCATCCTGGTCCGGCCCCACGCCGTTCAGCTCGTGGACCGCTATTCGGAGCGCAAGGCGGCCGGAGTTTTGGTGGATGCCGCGTCCGACCTCTCGGCCATTGCTATCGCACGCCAGGCCTGA
- a CDS encoding SDR family NAD(P)-dependent oxidoreductase, protein MKLDSTISAVVTGGASGLGEGTARAIAATGAKVALFDLNAEKGEAIAAEIGGVFCQVDVTDDASVAAAFAKARAAHGQERLTVNCAGIATGMKTVSRKKDTGEIKAHDMAQFERTVRVNLFGTFRVLSQSAAGMVTLEPMADGERGLIVNTASVAAQDGQIGQAAYSASKGGVYAMTLPIARDLAQEGVRCNTILPGIMWTPMMAGMDQKIQDALAAAIPFPSRLGTPADYASLVLELARNVYINGECIRLDGAIRLAPR, encoded by the coding sequence ATGAAACTCGACAGCACCATTTCCGCCGTGGTCACGGGCGGCGCCTCGGGTCTGGGCGAAGGCACGGCGCGCGCCATCGCCGCCACCGGGGCCAAGGTCGCCCTGTTCGACCTGAACGCCGAGAAGGGCGAGGCCATCGCGGCCGAGATCGGCGGCGTCTTCTGCCAAGTGGACGTCACCGACGACGCCTCGGTCGCCGCCGCCTTCGCCAAGGCCCGCGCCGCCCACGGCCAGGAGCGGCTGACCGTCAACTGCGCCGGCATCGCCACCGGAATGAAGACCGTCTCGCGCAAGAAGGACACCGGCGAGATCAAGGCCCACGACATGGCCCAGTTCGAACGCACCGTGCGGGTCAATCTGTTCGGCACCTTCCGCGTCCTGTCGCAGTCGGCGGCGGGCATGGTGACGCTGGAGCCGATGGCGGACGGCGAGCGCGGCCTGATCGTCAATACGGCGTCGGTGGCGGCCCAGGACGGCCAGATCGGCCAGGCGGCCTATTCGGCGTCCAAGGGCGGGGTCTACGCCATGACCCTGCCGATCGCGCGGGATCTGGCCCAGGAAGGGGTGCGCTGCAACACCATCCTGCCCGGCATCATGTGGACGCCGATGATGGCCGGGATGGACCAGAAGATCCAGGACGCCCTGGCCGCCGCCATCCCCTTCCCCAGCCGCCTGGGCACGCCCGCCGACTACGCCTCCCTGGTGCTGGAGCTGGCGCGCAACGTCTATATCAACGGCGAGTGCATCCGCCTGGACGGGGCTATCAGACTGGCGCCGCGCTGA
- a CDS encoding YkvA family protein, translating to MSAKAKPVDALDPRKALVPSVVKVNEVRIAKGFWPKIQRTAARIPFADQALAAWYAARDPATPLPAKGMIFAGLAYFIMPIDAIPDLFAGIGYTDDAAVIAALIATLGANIKRRHRDQAEDAVQRLKGK from the coding sequence ATGAGCGCCAAAGCCAAACCCGTCGACGCCCTGGACCCGCGAAAGGCCCTCGTGCCCTCTGTCGTCAAGGTCAACGAGGTGCGCATCGCCAAGGGCTTCTGGCCCAAGATCCAGCGCACGGCCGCCCGCATCCCCTTCGCAGATCAGGCCCTGGCCGCCTGGTACGCCGCGCGCGACCCGGCGACGCCCTTGCCGGCCAAGGGCATGATCTTCGCCGGCCTGGCCTATTTCATCATGCCGATCGACGCGATCCCCGACCTGTTCGCCGGCATCGGCTATACCGACGACGCGGCCGTGATCGCCGCCCTAATCGCCACCCTGGGCGCCAACATCAAACGCCGCCACCGCGACCAGGCCGAGGACGCGGTTCAGCGGCTGAAGGGGAAATAG
- a CDS encoding acyl-CoA desaturase yields MHHHDPCAVNSLVATPGCSPTEGRVVWDPLHSLWNGGMLAATLIFGAMTFSLAAVAAFVVTTGATLLLGHSVGFHRRLIHGSFECPLWLERVLVWFGTLVGMSGPFWMIRSHDMRDWAQRQTACHDYLAHRRPMAVDAWWQMHCRLVLERPPRFDLGRIGCDPFYRFLERTWMLQQLPVAAALWLMGGWGFVVWGVCARVSASVIGHWFVGHLAHRRGPQTWLVREAGVQAHDVPWAAIPTMGEAWHNNHHAYPGSAKIGLYPGQSDWGFRFIQLLERLGLAWDVRTPATMTERAAQLGRASA; encoded by the coding sequence ATGCACCACCATGATCCCTGCGCCGTGAACAGCCTGGTCGCGACACCCGGCTGCAGCCCGACCGAGGGTCGGGTGGTCTGGGACCCGCTTCATTCGCTGTGGAACGGCGGCATGCTCGCGGCCACCCTGATCTTCGGCGCCATGACCTTCAGCCTGGCCGCTGTCGCGGCCTTCGTGGTCACGACGGGGGCGACCCTGCTGCTGGGCCATTCGGTCGGATTCCATCGCCGGCTGATCCACGGCAGCTTCGAATGCCCGCTGTGGCTCGAGCGGGTTTTGGTCTGGTTCGGGACCTTGGTCGGCATGAGCGGTCCCTTCTGGATGATCCGCAGCCACGACATGCGCGACTGGGCCCAGCGCCAGACCGCCTGCCACGACTATCTGGCCCACCGGCGGCCTATGGCGGTCGACGCCTGGTGGCAGATGCACTGCCGGCTGGTGCTGGAACGACCGCCGCGTTTCGATCTGGGCCGGATCGGCTGCGATCCCTTCTATCGGTTCCTGGAACGGACCTGGATGCTGCAACAGCTTCCTGTCGCAGCGGCGCTGTGGCTGATGGGCGGCTGGGGCTTCGTGGTCTGGGGCGTCTGCGCCCGGGTCTCGGCCAGCGTCATCGGCCATTGGTTCGTCGGCCATCTGGCCCACCGTCGAGGCCCGCAGACTTGGCTGGTGCGCGAGGCGGGCGTCCAGGCCCATGACGTGCCCTGGGCCGCCATCCCGACCATGGGGGAGGCCTGGCACAACAACCACCACGCCTATCCGGGCTCGGCGAAGATCGGCCTCTATCCCGGCCAGAGCGACTGGGGGTTCCGGTTCATCCAGTTGCTGGAACGGCTGGGTCTGGCCTGGGACGTGCGGACGCCGGCGACGATGACGGAGCGGGCGGCTCAGTTAGGGCGAGCTTCGGCATGA
- a CDS encoding isoaspartyl peptidase/L-asparaginase family protein, which translates to MTALILHGGAGARRERNYDAEVAHMRQVVEAMKARLDVGDSALDVAVAAVTMLEDSGLYVAGKGASPNLAGAYELDASLMDGSTKRAGSVAALQGFRNPVVAARAVMDRTPHVMLVGEGAALFAHDQGLEPIVDEAAWYTGAGQGEDNHPPGTLSHGTVGACVLDSRGRLAAATSTAGVFGKMPGRVGDTPIPAAGTWADGHAATSCTGQGEYFIRVAAAAQVAWRVAAGQTLAAATQAVIDEIGGMGGDGGMIALDAAGNIACPFNSQGMKRAWLTSAGDIGVEVFGR; encoded by the coding sequence ATGACCGCCCTCATCCTCCATGGCGGCGCCGGCGCCCGGCGCGAACGCAACTATGACGCCGAGGTCGCGCACATGCGCCAGGTGGTCGAGGCCATGAAGGCGCGGCTGGACGTGGGCGACAGCGCCCTGGACGTCGCCGTGGCGGCCGTGACCATGCTCGAGGATTCCGGCCTCTATGTCGCCGGCAAGGGCGCCTCTCCCAATCTGGCCGGCGCCTATGAGCTGGACGCCAGCCTGATGGACGGATCGACCAAGCGCGCCGGGTCGGTCGCCGCCCTGCAAGGCTTCCGCAACCCCGTCGTCGCCGCCCGCGCCGTCATGGACCGCACGCCCCACGTCATGCTGGTCGGCGAGGGCGCGGCCCTGTTCGCGCACGATCAGGGGCTGGAGCCCATCGTCGACGAGGCCGCCTGGTACACCGGCGCCGGCCAGGGCGAGGACAATCATCCGCCCGGAACCCTAAGCCACGGCACGGTCGGCGCCTGCGTGCTGGACAGCCGGGGCCGCCTCGCCGCCGCCACCTCGACCGCCGGGGTCTTCGGCAAGATGCCGGGCCGCGTCGGCGACACCCCCATCCCCGCCGCCGGAACCTGGGCCGACGGCCACGCCGCGACCTCCTGCACCGGCCAGGGCGAATATTTCATCCGCGTCGCCGCCGCCGCCCAGGTCGCCTGGCGCGTCGCCGCCGGCCAGACCCTGGCCGCCGCCACCCAGGCCGTGATCGACGAGATCGGCGGGATGGGGGGCGACGGCGGAATGATCGCCCTCGACGCCGCCGGAAACATCGCCTGCCCTTTCAACAGCCAGGGCATGAAGCGCGCCTGGCTGACGTCCGCCGGCGATATCGGCGTCGAGGTGTTCGGACGCTGA
- the rlmN gene encoding 23S rRNA (adenine(2503)-C(2))-methyltransferase RlmN, with protein MSITLDLSRVSNAPALKAPVNLSGLTRAGLRQALIDANVCPPEKAKMRASQVWSWIHHYGVTEFSAMSNVAKDMQAKLAEHFTLARPEIVERQVSKDGTRKWLIRTAPGIEIETVYIPDVGRAGALCVSSQVGCTLNCTFCHTGTQKLVRNLTAAEIVAQVQVARDDLEEWPSPKEDRRLSNIVFMGMGEPLYNLDHVADAIDIISDNEGIALSRRRITVSTSGVAPQLDALGTRTAAMLAISLHATNDALRDVLVPLNKKYPLDQLMAGIRAYPGLSNARRVTFEYVMLKGVNDSPEEARALLKLIEGIPAKINLIPFNPWPGVEYECSDWKTIERFAAILNKAGYASPIRTPRGRDILAACGQLKSESEKVRASALRKAEQAAGAEAA; from the coding sequence TTGAGCATCACGCTCGATCTTTCCCGTGTCTCCAACGCGCCCGCTTTGAAGGCCCCCGTCAACCTGTCCGGTCTGACGCGCGCGGGCCTGCGCCAGGCGCTGATCGACGCGAACGTCTGTCCGCCCGAAAAGGCCAAGATGCGCGCCAGCCAGGTGTGGAGCTGGATCCACCACTACGGCGTCACCGAGTTTTCGGCCATGAGCAATGTGGCCAAGGACATGCAGGCCAAGCTGGCCGAGCATTTCACCCTGGCCCGGCCCGAGATCGTCGAACGCCAGGTGTCGAAGGACGGCACCCGCAAATGGCTGATCCGCACCGCCCCGGGCATCGAGATCGAGACCGTCTATATCCCCGACGTGGGCCGGGCCGGCGCCCTGTGCGTGTCCAGCCAGGTCGGCTGCACCCTGAACTGCACCTTCTGCCACACCGGCACGCAGAAGCTGGTCCGCAACCTGACCGCCGCCGAGATCGTGGCCCAGGTCCAGGTCGCCCGCGACGACCTGGAGGAATGGCCGTCTCCGAAAGAAGACCGCCGCCTGTCCAACATCGTCTTCATGGGCATGGGCGAGCCGCTCTACAATCTGGACCATGTCGCCGACGCCATCGACATCATCTCGGACAATGAGGGCATCGCCCTGTCGCGTCGGCGGATCACGGTCTCGACCTCGGGCGTGGCGCCGCAGCTCGACGCCCTTGGCACGCGCACGGCGGCCATGCTGGCCATCAGCCTGCACGCCACCAACGACGCCCTGCGCGATGTCCTGGTGCCGCTGAACAAGAAATATCCGCTGGACCAGCTGATGGCGGGCATCCGGGCCTATCCGGGCCTGTCGAACGCGCGGCGGGTGACGTTCGAATACGTCATGCTGAAGGGCGTCAACGACAGTCCCGAAGAGGCGCGGGCCTTGCTGAAGCTGATCGAGGGCATTCCGGCCAAGATCAACCTGATTCCGTTCAACCCCTGGCCGGGCGTCGAATACGAATGCTCGGACTGGAAGACGATCGAGCGTTTCGCCGCCATCCTGAACAAGGCCGGCTACGCCAGCCCCATCCGCACGCCGCGCGGCCGCGACATCCTGGCCGCCTGCGGCCAGCTGAAGTCCGAGAGCGAGAAGGTGCGGGCGAGCGCGCTCAGGAAGGCGGAGCAGGCGGCGGGGGCGGAAGCGGCCTGA
- a CDS encoding S1 family peptidase: MQFPRLPDWAIYSAVAGVLLAVSLGRRENADAPPAPPPPDEIEGALLGPVTPFDAAVTLDAPDTPFRPRSGTAFSIAGRGRWITARHVVEGCRRPALVIGGGRAVAADVRLAPRADVALLITDGGPPALPVAAQTPLRKGQRAFHPGFPQGRAGEVTSRLLGRETLKVFGRGARDEPVLAWAEVGRTDGLEGTLSGLSGAPVMDGRGRVLGVTIAEAPRRGRIYTTAPESFAPAIRGEQRADEVALGEPVTIDNYGRVADALRRDLRVAQVVCLSV; encoded by the coding sequence ATGCAATTCCCCCGCCTGCCGGACTGGGCCATCTACAGCGCGGTCGCGGGCGTGCTGCTGGCCGTGTCGCTGGGCCGGCGCGAGAACGCCGACGCTCCGCCCGCGCCGCCGCCGCCGGACGAGATCGAGGGCGCCCTGCTGGGACCCGTCACCCCCTTCGATGCGGCCGTCACCCTGGACGCGCCGGACACGCCGTTCAGGCCCCGCTCCGGCACCGCCTTTTCCATCGCCGGGCGCGGCCGCTGGATCACCGCCCGCCATGTGGTCGAGGGCTGTCGTCGCCCGGCCCTGGTGATCGGCGGCGGCCGGGCCGTGGCCGCCGACGTGCGCCTGGCGCCCCGCGCCGACGTGGCGCTGCTCATTACCGACGGCGGCCCGCCCGCCCTGCCGGTCGCCGCCCAGACGCCGCTGCGCAAGGGCCAGCGCGCCTTTCATCCCGGCTTCCCCCAAGGGCGGGCCGGCGAGGTGACCTCGCGCCTGCTGGGTCGCGAGACCCTGAAGGTGTTCGGGCGCGGCGCCCGTGACGAGCCGGTCCTGGCCTGGGCCGAGGTCGGACGCACCGACGGACTGGAGGGCACCCTGTCGGGTCTGTCGGGCGCGCCGGTGATGGATGGACGCGGCCGCGTCCTGGGGGTCACTATCGCCGAGGCCCCGCGCCGGGGGCGAATCTACACCACGGCGCCGGAATCCTTCGCTCCCGCCATTCGCGGCGAACAGCGCGCGGACGAGGTGGCGCTGGGCGAGCCGGTGACCATCGACAACTATGGCCGGGTGGCGGATGCCCTGCGGCGGGACCTGCGCGTGGCGCAGGTGGTGTGTCTGTCGGTTTGA
- a CDS encoding DUF6356 family protein, whose protein sequence is MSQTTIDRARSGSTAFDRLFREHPRQVGETYLQHMAASAVFGFRLLRLAGAAFAHALIPGVHKTTVSTAVRCMAQEMGGRAEEAKLTRMRDAGVWDVGL, encoded by the coding sequence ATGAGCCAGACGACGATCGACCGCGCCCGCTCGGGTTCGACGGCGTTCGACCGCCTGTTCCGCGAGCACCCCCGCCAGGTCGGCGAGACCTATCTCCAGCATATGGCCGCCTCGGCCGTCTTCGGTTTCCGCCTGCTGCGGCTGGCCGGCGCCGCCTTCGCCCATGCCCTGATCCCTGGCGTGCACAAGACCACAGTCTCCACCGCCGTGCGCTGCATGGCCCAGGAAATGGGCGGCCGGGCGGAAGAGGCGAAACTGACCCGGATGCGCGATGCTGGGGTGTGGGACGTGGGGCTCTAG
- a CDS encoding DUF350 domain-containing protein: MDPSLSDVLSSAEVQAFASGFPVMVMHLAVTLLLLAAGAAIYAMLTPWKEIALIREGNPAAAVAFAGILVGLAIPLAVSLSVSTSVRDITIWGVATLVLQLLAFRVVDLMLHGLPQRIKDGEVSAAVVLVGAKLATAVILSAALTG, encoded by the coding sequence ATGGACCCATCACTGTCCGACGTTCTGTCCAGCGCCGAGGTGCAGGCTTTCGCCTCGGGCTTTCCGGTCATGGTCATGCACCTGGCCGTCACCCTGCTGCTGCTCGCAGCGGGGGCGGCGATCTACGCCATGCTGACGCCGTGGAAGGAGATCGCCCTGATCCGCGAGGGCAATCCGGCCGCCGCCGTGGCCTTCGCCGGGATATTGGTTGGTCTGGCCATTCCGCTGGCGGTGTCCCTGTCGGTCTCGACCTCGGTTCGGGACATCACCATCTGGGGGGTGGCGACCCTGGTGCTGCAACTTCTGGCCTTCCGGGTCGTGGACCTGATGCTGCACGGCCTGCCGCAGCGGATCAAGGACGGCGAGGTCTCGGCCGCCGTGGTCCTGGTGGGGGCCAAGCTCGCCACGGCCGTGATCCTGTCCGCCGCCCTGACCGGCTGA
- a CDS encoding metalloregulator ArsR/SmtB family transcription factor — MQRVFEALSSPVRRKILAYLAHADLTAGEIAAKFEISKPAVSQHLSVLEVAGLVTSEKKGQYVHYSLAPDQLTNTLNGYVQEVCPVAKPLKRESAALAKARANTPKDDGL; from the coding sequence ATGCAACGCGTGTTCGAAGCCCTTTCCAGTCCCGTCCGTCGCAAAATCCTAGCCTATCTTGCCCACGCGGACCTGACCGCTGGCGAGATCGCGGCCAAGTTCGAGATCTCCAAGCCGGCGGTGTCCCAGCATCTGTCGGTGCTGGAGGTCGCGGGTCTGGTGACCAGCGAAAAGAAGGGCCAGTACGTTCACTACAGCCTGGCGCCCGACCAACTGACCAACACCCTGAACGGCTATGTCCAGGAGGTCTGCCCGGTCGCCAAGCCGCTGAAACGCGAGAGCGCGGCCCTGGCCAAGGCGCGAGCGAACACGCCGAAGGACGACGGTCTGTAA
- a CDS encoding NADPH:quinone oxidoreductase family protein — translation MRAVLSKAPGGPETLVVEDVLDPTPRAGEVVIEVKAVGINYPDTLIIEDKYQFRPERPFSPGAEVAGVVEAVGEGVKGVAKGDRVIAVPGWGGLVERLAVRVETVIPIPEAMSFEEAAALIMTYGTSYYALKDRAQLKAGETLLVLGAAGGVGAAAVELGKAMGARVVAAASTNDKVQFALDLGADNGLIYPTGPMDRAAQKELSGEFKLATGRDGADVVYDAVGGDYADPALRAMDWNGRYLVVGFPAGIPSLPLNLTLLKSVSVIGVFWGAAVARDPKGHAANMTELMQMYAEGKIRPRVSQTFPLEKAGEAIKALGDRQALGKIVVTVGD, via the coding sequence ATGCGCGCTGTCTTGTCCAAGGCTCCTGGCGGTCCCGAAACCCTGGTGGTGGAAGACGTGCTCGATCCCACGCCCAGGGCGGGCGAGGTGGTGATCGAGGTCAAGGCCGTGGGGATCAACTATCCCGACACGCTGATCATCGAGGACAAATACCAGTTCCGTCCCGAACGGCCGTTCTCGCCCGGCGCCGAGGTCGCTGGCGTGGTCGAGGCGGTGGGCGAGGGCGTCAAGGGCGTGGCCAAGGGCGACCGGGTCATCGCCGTGCCCGGCTGGGGCGGGCTGGTGGAGCGGCTGGCGGTGCGGGTCGAGACGGTCATTCCCATTCCAGAGGCCATGAGCTTCGAAGAGGCGGCGGCCCTGATCATGACCTATGGCACCAGCTATTATGCGCTCAAGGACCGGGCGCAGCTGAAGGCCGGAGAGACCCTGCTGGTGTTGGGGGCGGCCGGGGGCGTGGGCGCCGCCGCGGTCGAACTGGGCAAGGCCATGGGGGCGCGGGTCGTGGCCGCCGCCTCGACCAATGACAAGGTCCAGTTCGCTTTGGACCTGGGGGCCGACAACGGCCTGATCTATCCAACCGGGCCGATGGACAGGGCGGCGCAGAAGGAACTGTCGGGCGAGTTCAAACTGGCGACGGGGCGAGACGGGGCCGACGTGGTCTATGACGCGGTGGGCGGCGACTACGCCGATCCGGCGCTGCGGGCCATGGACTGGAACGGGCGCTATCTGGTGGTCGGCTTCCCGGCGGGAATCCCGTCCCTGCCGCTGAACCTGACCCTGCTGAAGTCGGTGTCTGTGATCGGGGTCTTCTGGGGCGCGGCCGTGGCGCGTGATCCGAAGGGGCACGCCGCCAACATGACCGAGCTGATGCAGATGTACGCCGAAGGCAAGATCCGGCCGCGCGTGTCGCAGACCTTCCCGCTGGAGAAGGCCGGGGAGGCGATCAAGGCGCTGGGCGACCGTCAGGCTCTGGGCAAGATCGTTGTGACGGTGGGGGATTGA